A section of the Lampris incognitus isolate fLamInc1 chromosome 8, fLamInc1.hap2, whole genome shotgun sequence genome encodes:
- the timm22 gene encoding mitochondrial import inner membrane translocase subunit Tim22 → MAAPMSSGNAPASDTTDLVIDNQQIQYSMVLDHLIGEKRPIKDINPAVMGGLPMPAKSDEQKMIERGMESCAFKTALACVGGFVLGGAFGVFTAGIDTNVGFDPKDPLRTPTAREVLKDMGQRGMSYAKNFAIVGAMFSCTECIIESHRGKTDWKNAVYSGCVTGGAIGFRAGLKAGVLGCGGFAAFSAAIEYYLR, encoded by the exons ATGGCGGCGCCTATGAGTAGTGGAAATGCTCCTGCGTCGGACACGACCGATTTGGTTATTGATAACCAGCAAATTCAATACAGTATGGTCCTGGATCATCTTATCGGAGAGAAAAGGCCAATAAAGGACATTAATCCCGCAGTTATGGGAGGGCTACCGATGCCTGCCAAAAGCGACGAGCAGAAGATGATCGAGAGAGGAATGGAGAGCTGTGCCTTCAAGACGGCTCTGGCGTGTGTTGGAG GTTTTGTCCTTGGCGGGGCTTTCGGTGTTTTCACAGCAGGCATTGACACCAATGTCGGCTTCGACCCCAAAGACCCCCTAAGAACACCAACGGCACGCGAGGTCCTGAAAGACATGGGCCAGAGGGGGATGTCCTACGCTAAGAACTTTGCCATTGTTGGTGCCATGTTCTCCTGCACAGAGTGCATCATTGAATCA CACAGAGGAAAAACAGACTGGAAAAACGCAGTGTACAGTGGTTGTGTCACCGGGGGAGCGATTGGATTTCGTG CTGGCCTGAAGGCGGGTGTGCTCGGATGCGGAGGCTTCGCTGCGTTCTCTGCCGCCATCGAGTATTACCTGCGATGA